A part of Variovorax sp. HW608 genomic DNA contains:
- a CDS encoding spermidine synthase: protein MAQTRASAFEAAAAPPVMAVALISAAALAYEILLMRLFSIVLWHHFAYMIISLALLGYGASGAVLTLAPRVMQRHFAPLFSAAATAFGASAIGCFLLAQRVPFNPLELLWDPRQPAYLLAVYLLLLLPFLCAGACTCMALSTFRGMQPRIYSFDILGAGAGSLGIVALLFVLSPAAALKLLGALGGIAAALAWLESGRPRRWPAALLAALAGVPLLLPAAWLAPVMSPYKELSQTLRIPEARVVLERSSPLGLVSVVESPRIPLRHVPGLSLNASVEPPPQWGIFIDGESLSALTRFDGQRGSLAYLDQISSALPYHLLRRPHVLVLGAGAGADVLQAYYHQAREIDAVELNPQVVDLVRHRFADAAGGLYSGIAHVHVAEARGFVAASEARYDLIQVALLDSFSASSAGLYALSENYLYTVEALQDSLRHLTPGGLLAITRWVSLPPRDALKLFAAAIAALERSGIADPGSRLVMIRSWKTVTLLVRNGSFSADDIAATQAFCRARSFDLAFYPGMQPEEANRYNVVERPDLFDGATALLGPDRDAFMRDYKFHIAPATDDRPHFFHFFKWRSLPELLALKEQGGLPLLEWGYPVLVATLVQATVASLLLIGLPVAWVTRAGARRNGPVTPPRSRGRVLVYFLAIGFGFMFIEIAFIQKFVLFLSHPLRAVAVVLFAFLLFAGVGSRVAGRLQHRTRLQPALAMVVGGLAASAVLCLLLLPWLFRHAMGLPDAARMLLSAVLIAPLAFCMGMPFPLGLSRVEAIDARLIPWAWGVNGCASVTGAVLATLLAIHVGFTAVIIAALLLYMLAVACAPG from the coding sequence ATGGCGCAGACGCGCGCGTCTGCTTTCGAAGCAGCCGCGGCACCGCCGGTGATGGCCGTGGCACTGATCTCGGCTGCGGCACTGGCCTACGAGATTCTGCTGATGCGGCTGTTCTCGATCGTGCTGTGGCACCACTTCGCCTACATGATCATCAGCCTGGCGCTCCTGGGCTACGGCGCCAGCGGCGCGGTGCTGACCCTGGCGCCGCGGGTGATGCAGCGACATTTCGCGCCGTTGTTCAGCGCGGCGGCGACGGCCTTCGGCGCCAGTGCCATCGGCTGCTTCCTGCTGGCGCAGCGCGTGCCCTTCAATCCGCTGGAACTGCTGTGGGATCCGCGCCAGCCGGCCTACCTGCTGGCGGTGTACCTGCTGCTCCTGCTGCCCTTCCTGTGCGCGGGCGCCTGCACGTGCATGGCGCTTTCCACCTTTCGCGGCATGCAGCCGCGCATCTACAGCTTCGACATCCTGGGCGCCGGCGCGGGGAGCCTGGGCATCGTGGCACTGTTGTTCGTGTTGTCGCCGGCCGCAGCCCTGAAGTTGCTTGGTGCGCTGGGCGGCATCGCGGCGGCCCTGGCCTGGCTCGAAAGCGGGCGCCCTCGGCGATGGCCGGCGGCTCTGCTGGCCGCTCTGGCCGGCGTGCCGCTGCTGTTGCCGGCCGCGTGGCTGGCGCCGGTCATGTCGCCGTACAAGGAGTTGTCCCAGACGCTGCGCATTCCCGAGGCGAGGGTCGTGCTCGAGCGATCGAGTCCGCTGGGCCTCGTCAGCGTGGTCGAAAGCCCGCGGATTCCGCTGCGCCACGTGCCGGGCCTGAGCCTCAATGCTTCGGTCGAACCGCCGCCGCAGTGGGGCATCTTCATCGACGGCGAAAGCCTCAGCGCGTTGACCCGCTTCGACGGGCAGCGCGGCAGCCTCGCGTACCTCGACCAGATCAGCTCGGCGCTTCCCTACCACCTGCTGCGCCGCCCGCACGTGCTGGTTCTGGGTGCGGGTGCCGGGGCCGACGTGCTGCAGGCCTACTACCACCAGGCGCGCGAGATCGACGCGGTGGAGCTGAACCCGCAGGTGGTCGACCTGGTCAGGCATCGCTTCGCCGACGCCGCGGGCGGCCTCTATTCCGGGATCGCGCACGTGCACGTGGCAGAGGCGCGCGGCTTCGTCGCCGCCAGCGAAGCGCGCTACGACCTCATCCAGGTGGCGCTGCTCGATTCGTTCAGCGCATCTTCAGCCGGCCTCTACGCGCTGTCGGAAAACTACCTCTACACCGTCGAAGCCTTGCAGGACAGCCTGCGCCACCTGACGCCCGGCGGCCTGCTCGCGATCACGCGCTGGGTTTCGCTGCCGCCGCGCGACGCGCTGAAGCTCTTTGCCGCCGCCATCGCCGCGCTGGAGCGTTCGGGCATCGCCGATCCCGGCTCGCGGCTGGTGATGATCCGCAGCTGGAAGACCGTCACGCTGCTGGTCCGCAATGGCAGCTTCAGCGCCGATGACATCGCCGCGACCCAGGCCTTCTGCCGCGCACGCTCCTTCGACCTTGCGTTCTATCCCGGCATGCAGCCCGAGGAAGCGAACCGCTACAACGTGGTCGAGCGCCCCGACCTCTTCGACGGCGCCACGGCACTGCTGGGTCCGGACCGGGACGCCTTCATGCGCGACTACAAGTTCCACATCGCGCCAGCCACCGACGACAGGCCGCATTTCTTCCACTTTTTCAAGTGGCGCTCGCTGCCCGAACTCCTGGCGCTCAAGGAACAGGGCGGGCTGCCGCTCCTGGAATGGGGCTATCCGGTGCTGGTGGCGACGCTGGTCCAGGCCACGGTGGCCAGCCTTCTGCTGATCGGACTGCCCGTGGCGTGGGTCACCCGTGCCGGCGCCCGGCGGAACGGGCCCGTCACACCGCCCCGTTCGCGCGGCCGCGTGCTGGTCTATTTCCTGGCGATCGGATTCGGCTTCATGTTCATCGAGATCGCGTTCATCCAGAAATTCGTCCTCTTCCTGAGCCACCCACTGCGTGCCGTCGCGGTGGTGCTGTTCGCCTTCCTGCTCTTTGCCGGTGTCGGCAGCCGGGTGGCCGGGCGCCTGCAACACCGGACGCGGCTCCAGCCTGCCCTGGCGATGGTGGTGGGAGGGCTGGCCGCGTCGGCGGTGCTCTGCCTGCTGCTGCTTCCCTGGCTCTTCCGGCATGCGATGGGTTTGCCGGACGCAGCGAGGATGCTGCTCTCGGCCGTCCTCATCGCGCCATTGGCCTTCTGCATGGGCATGCCCTTCCCACTGGGTCTGTCGCGGGTGGAAGCCATCGACGCAAGGCTCATTCCCTGGGCCTGGGGCGTCAACGGCTGTGCGTCGGTCACCGGCGCTGTGCTGGCCACGCTGCTCGCGATCCACGTGGGTTTCACCGCAGTCATCATCGCGGCGCTGCTGCTGTACATGCTCGCGGTGGCGTGCGCGCCGGGATGA
- a CDS encoding CHAT domain-containing protein, whose translation MAPPIVLKLTGRENTKPEVPALLRSSARGIGGPSSEDDFLPDGLLTPKAGIELGAGARGAAETAACELTAAEDEVLVIDLADGSTLITSPARLRDALLRNRPDLVDDEGRVLFDRLNAEGTLLQRGVFPDAVGSLVSRVVSLAVGRDALTDAAEALVAGKGGKQAAALDAGVSWLATQALMTVIEERLGRPAGHLYRWSDASGKLEGGAADDVAAMTGADGKARAALVFIHGTASSTLGSFADLQRSDRGFWARLESRFPGGIYGFEHRTLSESPIENALQLATALPKGACISLVTHSRGGLVGDLMCLLDIDRHVDGYSFAFPGVGDAQGREAEVHEELDSAHAEQREQLRHLFAMLRDKAPVIERYVRVASPSQGTKLASGNFDVFLSGLLTLIGRVPFFFGNPMYSAFKRVVIEIARNRTNPHLVPGIEAMLPDSPMAALLRDAAVQPGIRMALIAGDIQDGNLLMRMGTLLTDFLLFDNTDNDLVVDTASMLAGIAVKAQARVMFDRAADVSHFSYFANLETRSAMRDWLVQDRPDDLAAFRVVPPQFTTLDAAGIGASRDAAGVERPIVVVLPGVMGTCLDADGKRVWLNPVSLVAGGLSDIAFDADKVTTSGLFGRTYGAICDHLAGSHRVVPFPYDWRQPLDVLGERLGTFLDLLLKQSTQPIRLLAHSMGGLVVRACIYRQREVMDRLMARDGARLVMAGTPHQGSHSMVGNMLGKGDALRTLARLDVRHDMQQVLDIVSGFRGALQLLPRPGFIDTFEGQPDGGEPQQYWRPEGWKTLKALNTDLWFGDQRCGQPDAETLASAGWLWTEDAKAGADAVPALPDEYRAKSIYVFGVAPNTPCGVRVEARGGSPRLRMVATARGDGTVTWDSGRIGGIGSFYYLPAVHGDLLSTPSAFAALGELLVSGTTVALERTPPATRAAAPDRPVSYDPGPPNAVDDADLAAAVVGGTPDGHVTTRARQRLDVNLKAMDLRFLSCPIMVGHYENDTMAGTEALIDTELMDGQLAQRRALDLYAGPLGTAAVVLRTPSAIERRRGVLTGAVVTGLGSYEGSLSQDALMIAVRAGVLRYLLQVVDVMGREDREVPLATLLLGYNSSANLSIAGSVEAVVRGVVDANEKFRRTTGLSVRVSKLDIVELYLDTAITAVYELRQLAPRLQTAAAAKDTLLACNPELVQGPGLRQRLFDARGASYWPRLIVTDADDPPAAPRPDGATRLADRLRFLYVGQRARAETVVQQRQPSLIETLVRQQISQTQWNADFGRMLFQLIVPPDFKDAARQLQRIVLVVDGATANLPWELMLTDPLFTPEAQTDGPLVPLALCTPVVRQLSSSAYRRDVRQSVARSAYVVGNPSVQGFAAAFPDPAHPQAGDPDPLAGAEVEATAVARLLTNLGYEVGQAIGADNLASDVLAKLYRKPYRILHVSAHGVFEQQHVDGLRRSGVVLSGGLLITAAEIEAMESVPELVFLNCCHLGRVDPGGAPGPTVRDGNKLAGSVARELMAIGVRCVVVAGWAVDDKLAQQFGEVFYRSLLQNRRPFGEAVFEARQALWAARPDNLTWGAFQAYGDPLWLAEPADAAAGAAKGEAPFVSIDEMLDELARARLEIARRPDRALENERLARIRAIEDARDRRCPPSWLRLPLLQSALGATWRDLGCPEEACKALTAAIRAVDLQGRVPIRDIEQLAAVEVELGFARARRDIERIHGEQASRKYPPRPVPRGLPLIDHGIGRLRALDRLVAGGTPGLAATPTRANADRYALLGEACERKAVLFALHLLRVKGSAAERNRWRGAMTDAVQAALQAYARAEGIPGDDGFRPCEALRALALQTVQGGWDAPDAVSTGVALARQCGLLISKATALDGDPWDVVASPEALLVEKLRDGSFGAAVDAGEAALASVLAAYRDALASLGPQVRRIDETMDHLDMLSILFDARFLTGGGEAYRRMADRLVALIQQLRPARTARADRPKTPFAG comes from the coding sequence ATGGCGCCGCCGATCGTCCTCAAGCTGACCGGTCGTGAGAACACGAAGCCCGAGGTGCCCGCGCTTCTGCGGTCTTCCGCGCGAGGCATTGGTGGCCCCTCTTCAGAGGACGATTTCCTGCCCGACGGCCTTTTGACGCCGAAGGCCGGCATCGAGCTCGGCGCCGGCGCGCGCGGAGCTGCCGAGACCGCGGCCTGTGAGCTCACGGCGGCGGAAGACGAAGTGCTGGTGATCGACCTCGCCGACGGCAGCACGCTGATCACCAGCCCCGCCCGGCTGCGCGATGCCTTGCTGCGCAACCGGCCCGATCTGGTCGACGACGAGGGCCGCGTTCTCTTCGACCGCCTGAACGCCGAAGGCACGCTGCTGCAGCGCGGCGTGTTCCCGGATGCCGTCGGCAGCCTCGTGAGCCGCGTGGTGTCGTTGGCCGTGGGCCGCGATGCGCTGACCGATGCGGCAGAGGCGCTCGTCGCCGGCAAGGGCGGCAAGCAGGCAGCGGCACTGGACGCCGGCGTGAGCTGGCTCGCCACCCAGGCGCTCATGACCGTCATCGAGGAGCGCCTCGGCCGCCCGGCCGGCCATCTCTACCGCTGGAGCGATGCGAGCGGCAAGCTCGAAGGCGGCGCGGCCGACGACGTCGCCGCGATGACCGGCGCGGACGGCAAGGCGCGTGCTGCGCTGGTCTTCATCCACGGCACCGCATCGAGCACGCTCGGCAGCTTCGCCGACCTGCAGCGCAGCGACCGCGGGTTCTGGGCGCGGCTCGAAAGCCGGTTTCCGGGCGGCATCTACGGCTTCGAGCACCGCACGCTGTCCGAAAGCCCGATCGAGAACGCGCTGCAGCTCGCGACAGCCCTGCCCAAGGGCGCATGCATCAGCCTCGTGACGCATTCGCGCGGCGGCCTCGTCGGCGACCTGATGTGCCTCCTGGACATCGACCGCCACGTCGACGGCTACAGCTTCGCCTTCCCCGGCGTGGGCGATGCGCAGGGCCGCGAAGCCGAAGTGCACGAGGAGCTCGACAGCGCGCATGCCGAGCAGCGCGAGCAACTGCGCCATCTGTTCGCGATGCTGCGCGACAAGGCGCCGGTGATCGAGCGCTACGTGCGCGTCGCGAGCCCTTCGCAGGGCACCAAGCTCGCGAGCGGCAACTTCGACGTCTTCCTCTCGGGCCTCTTGACGCTGATCGGCCGCGTGCCGTTCTTCTTCGGCAATCCGATGTATTCGGCGTTCAAGCGCGTGGTGATCGAGATCGCGCGCAACCGCACCAACCCGCACCTGGTGCCGGGCATCGAGGCGATGCTGCCCGACTCGCCGATGGCGGCGCTGCTGCGCGATGCGGCGGTGCAGCCCGGCATCCGCATGGCGCTGATCGCGGGCGACATCCAGGACGGCAACCTGCTCATGCGCATGGGCACGCTGCTCACCGACTTCCTGCTGTTCGACAACACCGACAACGACCTCGTGGTCGACACCGCCTCCATGCTGGCCGGCATCGCGGTCAAGGCCCAGGCGCGCGTGATGTTCGACCGCGCAGCGGACGTCTCGCATTTCAGCTACTTCGCCAACCTGGAAACCCGCAGCGCGATGCGCGACTGGCTGGTGCAGGACCGGCCCGACGACCTCGCCGCCTTCCGCGTCGTGCCGCCGCAGTTCACCACCCTCGACGCGGCCGGCATCGGCGCCTCGCGCGACGCAGCCGGCGTGGAGCGGCCCATCGTCGTGGTGCTGCCCGGCGTGATGGGCACCTGCCTCGATGCCGACGGCAAGCGCGTGTGGCTCAACCCGGTCAGCCTCGTTGCGGGGGGGCTCAGCGACATCGCCTTCGATGCCGACAAGGTGACCACCAGCGGCCTCTTCGGCAGGACCTACGGCGCGATCTGCGACCACCTCGCCGGCAGCCATCGCGTGGTGCCCTTCCCTTACGACTGGCGCCAGCCGCTCGACGTGCTGGGCGAGCGGCTCGGCACCTTCCTGGACCTGCTGCTGAAGCAGAGCACGCAGCCGATCCGCCTGCTCGCGCACAGCATGGGCGGGCTGGTGGTGCGCGCCTGCATCTACCGGCAGCGCGAGGTGATGGACCGGCTGATGGCGCGCGACGGCGCGCGCCTGGTCATGGCCGGCACGCCCCACCAGGGCTCGCATTCGATGGTCGGGAACATGCTCGGCAAGGGCGATGCGCTGCGCACGCTCGCGCGGCTCGACGTGCGCCACGACATGCAGCAAGTGCTCGACATCGTCTCGGGCTTCCGCGGGGCGCTGCAATTGCTGCCGCGCCCCGGCTTCATCGACACCTTCGAAGGCCAGCCCGACGGCGGCGAGCCGCAGCAGTACTGGCGCCCCGAGGGCTGGAAGACGCTGAAGGCGCTCAACACCGACCTGTGGTTCGGCGACCAGCGCTGCGGTCAGCCCGATGCCGAGACCTTGGCTTCCGCCGGCTGGCTGTGGACCGAGGACGCCAAGGCCGGCGCCGATGCCGTGCCGGCGCTGCCCGACGAATACCGCGCGAAGTCGATCTACGTCTTCGGCGTGGCTCCGAACACGCCGTGCGGCGTCCGCGTGGAAGCGCGCGGCGGGAGCCCGCGCCTGCGCATGGTCGCCACCGCGCGCGGCGACGGCACGGTGACATGGGACTCGGGCCGCATCGGCGGCATCGGCAGCTTCTACTACCTGCCGGCGGTGCATGGCGATCTGCTCTCGACCCCGTCGGCCTTCGCCGCGCTCGGCGAACTGCTCGTGAGCGGTACGACCGTGGCACTCGAACGCACGCCGCCCGCCACGCGCGCGGCCGCGCCCGACCGCCCGGTGAGTTACGACCCCGGTCCGCCGAACGCCGTCGACGACGCGGACCTCGCCGCGGCCGTGGTCGGCGGCACGCCCGACGGCCACGTCACCACGCGCGCCAGGCAGCGGCTCGACGTCAACCTCAAGGCGATGGACCTGCGCTTCCTCTCGTGCCCGATCATGGTCGGCCACTACGAGAACGACACGATGGCCGGCACCGAGGCGCTCATCGACACCGAACTCATGGACGGCCAGCTCGCGCAGCGCCGCGCGCTCGACCTCTACGCTGGCCCGCTCGGCACCGCGGCGGTGGTGCTGCGCACGCCCAGTGCGATCGAGCGCCGGCGCGGCGTGCTCACCGGCGCGGTGGTCACCGGCCTCGGCAGCTACGAAGGCAGCCTGAGCCAGGACGCGCTGATGATCGCGGTGCGCGCCGGCGTGCTGCGCTACCTGCTGCAGGTGGTCGACGTGATGGGCCGCGAAGACCGCGAAGTGCCGCTCGCGACCCTGCTTCTCGGCTACAACTCCTCGGCCAACCTGAGCATCGCGGGCTCGGTCGAGGCGGTGGTGCGCGGCGTGGTCGATGCCAACGAGAAATTCAGGCGCACCACCGGGCTGTCGGTGCGCGTGTCGAAGCTCGACATCGTCGAGCTCTATCTCGACACCGCCATCACCGCGGTCTACGAGCTGCGCCAGCTCGCCCCGCGCCTGCAAACGGCTGCCGCGGCGAAAGACACGCTGCTGGCCTGCAACCCCGAGCTGGTGCAGGGCCCGGGGCTGCGCCAGCGCCTGTTCGATGCGCGCGGCGCGAGCTACTGGCCGCGGCTGATCGTCACCGATGCCGACGACCCGCCTGCCGCGCCGCGACCCGACGGCGCGACGCGGCTCGCCGACCGGCTGCGCTTCCTCTACGTCGGCCAGCGCGCGCGGGCCGAGACCGTCGTCCAGCAGCGCCAGCCGAGCCTGATCGAGACGCTGGTGCGCCAGCAGATCAGCCAGACGCAGTGGAACGCCGACTTCGGCCGCATGCTGTTCCAGCTCATCGTGCCGCCGGACTTCAAGGATGCGGCGCGGCAGTTGCAGCGCATCGTGCTGGTGGTCGATGGCGCGACCGCCAACCTGCCGTGGGAGCTGATGCTGACCGATCCGCTGTTCACGCCCGAGGCGCAGACCGACGGCCCGCTCGTGCCGCTGGCGCTGTGCACGCCGGTGGTGCGGCAGCTTTCTTCCTCGGCGTACCGGCGCGATGTGCGGCAGAGCGTGGCGCGCAGCGCCTACGTGGTCGGCAACCCGTCGGTGCAGGGCTTCGCGGCGGCGTTTCCCGATCCCGCCCATCCGCAGGCCGGCGACCCCGACCCGCTTGCCGGCGCCGAAGTGGAAGCGACCGCGGTCGCGCGCCTGCTGACGAACCTGGGCTACGAAGTGGGCCAAGCCATCGGCGCCGACAACCTCGCCTCCGACGTGCTGGCGAAGCTCTATCGCAAGCCCTACCGCATCCTGCATGTCTCGGCGCACGGTGTGTTCGAGCAGCAGCACGTGGACGGGCTGCGCCGCAGCGGCGTCGTGCTCTCGGGCGGGCTGCTCATCACCGCGGCCGAGATCGAGGCGATGGAGTCGGTGCCCGAACTGGTCTTCCTCAACTGCTGCCACCTCGGCCGGGTCGACCCGGGCGGCGCGCCCGGGCCGACCGTGCGCGACGGCAACAAGCTGGCCGGCAGCGTGGCGCGCGAGCTGATGGCGATCGGCGTGCGCTGCGTGGTGGTGGCGGGCTGGGCGGTCGACGACAAGCTGGCGCAGCAGTTCGGCGAGGTGTTCTACCGGTCGCTGCTGCAGAACCGCCGTCCCTTCGGCGAAGCCGTCTTCGAGGCGCGGCAGGCCCTCTGGGCCGCGCGGCCCGACAACCTGACCTGGGGCGCCTTCCAGGCCTACGGCGACCCGCTCTGGCTCGCCGAGCCCGCCGACGCGGCGGCCGGTGCCGCCAAGGGCGAAGCGCCCTTCGTCTCGATCGACGAGATGCTCGACGAACTCGCGCGCGCCCGGCTCGAGATTGCGCGCCGCCCCGACCGCGCTCTGGAAAACGAGCGACTGGCCCGCATCCGGGCCATCGAGGACGCGCGCGACCGCCGCTGTCCGCCGTCGTGGCTGCGGCTGCCGCTGCTGCAATCCGCGCTCGGCGCCACCTGGCGCGATCTCGGCTGCCCCGAAGAGGCCTGCAAGGCCTTGACCGCGGCGATCCGGGCCGTGGACCTGCAGGGCCGCGTGCCGATCCGCGACATCGAGCAGCTGGCAGCGGTCGAGGTCGAACTCGGCTTTGCGCGCGCCAGGCGCGACATCGAACGCATCCATGGCGAGCAGGCGAGCCGGAAGTACCCACCCCGTCCGGTGCCCAGGGGCCTGCCACTGATCGACCACGGGATCGGGCGGCTGCGCGCACTCGATCGCCTCGTGGCCGGCGGCACGCCTGGCCTCGCGGCCACGCCGACGCGCGCCAACGCGGACCGCTACGCGCTGCTGGGCGAAGCCTGCGAGCGCAAGGCGGTCTTGTTCGCGCTGCACCTGCTGCGTGTCAAGGGCTCCGCCGCCGAGCGCAACCGATGGCGCGGCGCGATGACCGATGCGGTGCAGGCCGCTCTGCAGGCCTATGCGCGCGCCGAAGGCATTCCGGGCGACGACGGCTTCCGTCCCTGCGAGGCACTGCGCGCGCTCGCGCTGCAGACGGTGCAGGGCGGCTGGGATGCGCCGGACGCGGTCTCGACCGGCGTGGCGCTCGCGCGGCAATGCGGCCTGCTCATCTCGAAAGCCACCGCGCTGGACGGCGATCCATGGGACGTGGTGGCCAGCCCCGAAGCCTTGCTGGTGGAAAAGCTGCGCGATGGCAGCTTCGGCGCAGCGGTCGACGCCGGCGAAGCGGCGCTCGCGTCGGTGCTCGCGGCCTACCGCGATGCGCTGGCCAGCCTCGGCCCGCAGGTGCGCCGGATCGACGAGACGATGGACCACCTCGACATGCTGTCGATCCTGTTCGACGCCCGCTTTCTCACGGGCGGCGGCGAGGCCTACCGGCGGATGGCGGACCGGCTGGTCGCGCTCATCCAGCAGCTGCGGCCGGCGCGCACCGCGCGCGCGGACCGGCCGAAGACGCCGTTCGCAGGCTGA
- a CDS encoding SPW repeat protein: MKQLKHWQDVVNALLGVWLAISPWLVGYQEIPSPTANAVLVGVALVAAALGAMIVPRAWEEWTECALGAWLVISPWVVGFGMHRQAMLTAVITGAVIVALALWTLVTDKDYSGWLHRTAH, encoded by the coding sequence ATGAAGCAACTCAAGCACTGGCAGGACGTGGTGAATGCACTGCTGGGCGTGTGGCTGGCGATTTCGCCATGGCTCGTGGGCTACCAGGAGATCCCGTCGCCCACCGCGAACGCGGTGCTCGTCGGCGTGGCGCTGGTGGCCGCGGCGCTGGGCGCCATGATCGTGCCGCGCGCCTGGGAAGAGTGGACCGAATGCGCGCTCGGCGCGTGGCTGGTCATCTCCCCCTGGGTGGTGGGCTTCGGCATGCATCGCCAGGCGATGCTGACCGCGGTGATCACCGGCGCCGTGATCGTGGCGCTGGCGCTCTGGACGCTGGTGACCGACAAGGACTACAGCGGCTGGCTGCATCGCACCGCGCACTGA
- a CDS encoding DUF3016 domain-containing protein, with the protein MIRPLALSMMLAAGASMASAADLTVVFVNPENYRDAAYSRAFPSDEDRAEVLRDVQQHLQRLADRYLGPGDALSIEVLDIDLAGAFDPLRRGGSEVRILTDITWPRMELRYTLTHDGQVIASGRERISDMDYLVMARRSYGSDRFIYERPMLDNWFTRRIVAAKEHG; encoded by the coding sequence ATGATTCGACCCCTGGCGCTGTCGATGATGCTTGCCGCCGGCGCGTCCATGGCGAGCGCGGCGGACCTGACGGTGGTCTTCGTTAATCCCGAGAACTACCGCGATGCCGCGTATTCGCGCGCCTTTCCCAGCGACGAGGATCGTGCCGAAGTGCTGCGCGACGTGCAGCAGCACCTGCAGCGGCTGGCCGACCGCTACCTGGGGCCCGGCGATGCGCTCTCCATCGAGGTGCTCGACATCGACCTGGCCGGCGCCTTCGATCCCTTGCGCCGCGGCGGCTCCGAAGTGCGCATCCTCACCGACATCACCTGGCCGCGCATGGAACTGCGCTACACGCTGACCCACGACGGGCAGGTGATCGCGAGCGGCCGCGAGCGCATCAGCGACATGGACTACCTCGTGATGGCCAGGCGCAGCTACGGCAGCGACCGCTTCATCTACGAGCGCCCGATGCTGGATAACTGGTTCACGCGCCGAATCGTTGCGGCAAAGGAACACGGCTGA
- a CDS encoding carbohydrate ABC transporter permease, whose translation MDVVGMSYLESVPRKMVTVYLPLLVFLIVLLFPFYWMAITSVKPDAELLSREGNPFWVVAPTINHFYKLLFETSYPQWLWNTLLVSVVSTFASLACSVFAAYAIERLRFKGSRQTGLAIFLAYLVPPSILFIPLANVVFNLGMFDTRLALILTYPTFLIPFCTWLLMGYFRSIPAELEECALIDGASRWQILIKIVLPLAVPGLISAGIFAFTLSWNEFIYALTFVSSSEIKTLPVGVVTELVQGDVYQWGPLMAGALLGSLPVAFVYSFFVEYYVSGMTGSVKE comes from the coding sequence ATGGATGTGGTGGGCATGAGCTACCTGGAGTCCGTGCCGCGCAAGATGGTCACGGTCTACCTGCCGCTCCTCGTCTTCCTGATCGTGCTGCTGTTCCCGTTCTACTGGATGGCGATCACCTCGGTGAAGCCCGACGCGGAGCTGCTCTCGCGCGAGGGCAATCCGTTCTGGGTGGTCGCGCCGACGATCAACCATTTCTACAAGCTGCTGTTCGAGACCTCATACCCGCAGTGGCTGTGGAACACGCTGCTGGTGTCGGTGGTGTCCACCTTCGCCTCGCTGGCCTGCTCGGTGTTCGCCGCCTATGCGATCGAGCGGCTGCGCTTCAAGGGCTCGCGGCAGACCGGGCTCGCGATCTTCCTGGCCTACCTGGTGCCGCCCTCGATCCTGTTCATTCCGCTCGCCAACGTGGTGTTCAACCTCGGCATGTTCGACACGCGCCTGGCGCTGATCCTGACCTACCCGACCTTCCTGATCCCGTTCTGCACCTGGCTCCTGATGGGCTACTTCCGTTCGATCCCGGCCGAGCTGGAGGAGTGCGCGCTGATCGACGGCGCAAGCCGCTGGCAGATCCTCATCAAGATCGTGCTGCCGCTTGCCGTGCCGGGGCTCATCTCGGCGGGCATCTTCGCGTTCACGCTGTCCTGGAACGAATTCATCTACGCGCTGACCTTCGTCTCGTCGTCGGAAATCAAGACACTGCCGGTCGGCGTGGTGACCGAACTGGTGCAGGGCGACGTCTACCAGTGGGGCCCGCTGATGGCCGGCGCGCTGCTCGGCTCGCTGCCGGTGGCGTTCGTCTACTCGTTCTTCGTCGAGTACTACGTGTCGGGGATGACCGGGTCGGTCAAGGAGTGA